Proteins co-encoded in one Halorussus sp. MSC15.2 genomic window:
- a CDS encoding NAD(P)/FAD-dependent oxidoreductase has product MTRIAVVGAGAAGLGVAYALRETDAEVTVFERRESVGGRAATRRRDDCVYDVGANYCKDDDERVSRLLTEELADGLVETEGPVWTFDADGEVSEGRGDDAPKWTYREGLATLGDRLRGAGGATVRTGTEVRTLTRESAATGDRWHVETDAGDELAADALVLTPPAPTTAYLLDRADWDESLCGDLVETAANVPYRTLLSVALHYPSRADLPYYALVNADKDHELGWVSREECKPGHVPGGESLLIVQPSPEWSRNRYDDADDEIAMAAADRVAELLDDPDRYQFDWADVVRWRDALPDSGADRAVLDRGAEADLFFAGDWVVGEGRVHAALRSGLETGERIAETL; this is encoded by the coding sequence ATGACCCGAATCGCCGTCGTGGGCGCGGGCGCGGCCGGACTCGGGGTCGCCTACGCGCTCCGCGAGACCGACGCCGAGGTCACCGTCTTCGAGCGCCGCGAGTCGGTCGGCGGCCGGGCGGCGACCCGCCGCCGCGACGACTGCGTCTACGACGTGGGGGCGAACTACTGCAAGGACGACGACGAGCGCGTCTCTCGACTCCTCACCGAGGAACTCGCCGACGGACTCGTCGAAACCGAGGGACCGGTCTGGACCTTCGACGCCGACGGAGAGGTATCCGAGGGCCGAGGCGACGACGCCCCGAAGTGGACCTACCGCGAGGGACTGGCGACGCTGGGCGACCGACTCCGCGGGGCCGGCGGAGCGACTGTCAGAACCGGGACCGAGGTCAGGACGCTCACGCGTGAGAGCGCGGCTACCGGCGACCGGTGGCACGTCGAGACCGACGCCGGCGACGAACTCGCGGCGGACGCGCTCGTCCTGACCCCGCCCGCGCCGACGACCGCCTACCTGCTCGACCGGGCCGACTGGGACGAGTCGCTGTGCGGGGACCTCGTGGAGACCGCGGCCAACGTTCCCTACCGGACCCTGCTCTCGGTCGCGCTCCACTACCCCTCCCGCGCTGACCTACCCTACTACGCTCTCGTGAACGCCGACAAGGACCACGAACTCGGCTGGGTTTCCCGCGAGGAGTGCAAGCCCGGCCACGTCCCCGGAGGCGAGAGCCTGCTAATCGTCCAGCCCTCCCCCGAGTGGTCGCGGAACCGCTACGACGACGCTGACGACGAAATCGCGATGGCGGCCGCCGACCGGGTCGCCGAACTGCTGGACGACCCCGACCGCTACCAGTTCGACTGGGCCGACGTGGTGCGGTGGCGCGACGCGCTCCCGGACTCGGGGGCCGACCGCGCAGTCCTCGACCGCGGGGCCGAGGCCGACCTCTTCTTCGCGGGCGACTGGGTGGTCGGCGAGGGCCGAGTTCACGCCGCGCTCCGCAGCGGTCTCGAAACGGGCGAGCGAATCGCCGAGACGCTCTGA
- the serB gene encoding phosphoserine phosphatase SerB has translation MSLVAFDFDGTLSDSEMTVLLGEQKGVADEMADITERAMNDEISYAESLRDRAALLEGLPEADAEDAFEEVYLRPDAGTVIRELNEAGVTTAILTGGFERGVEVALEREGVSVDTIVANRLPVADGELTGEVEGPLIEGTKDDALERLAGEREIDIRDTVAVGDGANDLPMLEVAGLAVGFSPKPAVRPSCDVTVSTMERLREVFDEEGLLD, from the coding sequence ATGTCACTGGTCGCGTTCGACTTCGACGGGACGCTGTCGGACTCGGAGATGACGGTCCTGCTCGGCGAGCAGAAGGGTGTGGCCGACGAGATGGCCGACATCACCGAGCGAGCGATGAACGACGAAATCAGCTACGCCGAGAGCCTGCGCGACCGGGCCGCCCTGCTGGAGGGTCTCCCGGAGGCCGACGCCGAGGACGCTTTCGAGGAGGTGTACCTCCGCCCCGACGCCGGCACGGTCATCCGCGAACTGAACGAGGCGGGCGTGACCACCGCCATCCTGACCGGCGGGTTCGAGCGCGGCGTCGAAGTCGCGCTGGAGCGCGAGGGCGTCTCGGTCGATACCATCGTCGCCAACCGTCTGCCGGTCGCGGACGGCGAACTCACCGGCGAGGTGGAAGGCCCGCTCATCGAGGGGACGAAGGACGACGCGCTCGAACGCCTCGCCGGCGAGCGCGAAATCGACATCCGCGACACCGTCGCGGTCGGCGACGGCGCGAACGACCTCCCGATGCTGGAGGTGGCGGGTCTCGCGGTCGGCTTCTCGCCCAAGCCCGCGGTTCGGCCCTCCTGCGACGTGACGGTCTCCACGATGGAGCGACTCCGAGAGGTGTTCGACGAGGAGGGACTGCTGGACTGA
- the hisA gene encoding 1-(5-phosphoribosyl)-5-[(5-phosphoribosylamino)methylideneamino]imidazole-4-carboxamide isomerase, with the protein MTHFPEFEVVPAVDMQDGEVVQLVQGERGTEKSYGDPVEAARRWVEQGAETLHLVDLDGAFEGERANAAAVEAVLDAVDEDIDVQLGGGIRTVADATDLLERGVDRVILGTAAVENPEIVEEISAEYPGSVTVSLDAKDGEVVVSGWTEGTGLDPAEAAARYEELGAGAILFTDVDVEGQLAGVQTDRVREVVEAVEIPVVASGGVATLSDVRALRDAGAAAVVVGTALYEGEFTLEEANSA; encoded by the coding sequence ATGACGCACTTCCCCGAGTTCGAGGTCGTCCCCGCCGTCGATATGCAGGACGGCGAGGTCGTCCAGTTGGTGCAGGGCGAGCGCGGCACCGAGAAGAGCTACGGCGACCCCGTCGAGGCGGCCCGGCGGTGGGTCGAGCAGGGCGCGGAGACGCTCCACCTCGTGGACCTCGACGGCGCGTTCGAGGGCGAGCGAGCGAACGCCGCGGCGGTCGAGGCGGTCCTCGACGCGGTGGACGAGGACATTGACGTGCAGTTGGGCGGCGGGATTCGGACCGTGGCGGACGCGACCGACCTGCTCGAACGCGGGGTGGACCGCGTGATTCTGGGCACGGCGGCGGTCGAGAACCCCGAGATAGTCGAGGAGATTTCCGCGGAGTATCCGGGGTCGGTGACGGTCAGCCTCGACGCGAAGGACGGCGAAGTCGTCGTCTCGGGGTGGACCGAGGGGACGGGTCTCGACCCCGCAGAGGCCGCGGCGCGCTACGAGGAACTGGGCGCGGGAGCGATTCTGTTCACCGACGTGGACGTGGAAGGACAGCTCGCGGGCGTCCAGACCGACCGCGTGCGCGAGGTGGTCGAAGCGGTCGAGATTCCGGTCGTGGCGTCGGGCGGCGTCGCCACGCTCTCGGACGTGCGGGCGCTCCGCGACGCGGGGGCCGCGGCGGTCGTCGTCGGGACCGCGCTTTACGAGGGCGAGTTCACGCTCGAAGAGGCCAACTCGGCTTAG
- the hisB gene encoding imidazoleglycerol-phosphate dehydratase HisB, producing MSDRTAAVTRETAETDIEVTLDVDGDGDATVETGVGFFDHMLESFAKHGLFDLTVRCDGDLEIDDHHTVEDVAITLGDALEEALGDKRGIVRFADRKVPLDEAVAGVVVDVSGRPLFEFDGEFSQASVGDMTSHMAKHFARSLATNAGLTLHVEVSGENAHHEIEAMFKSLARALDDATRIDDRRSDVASTKGKL from the coding sequence ATGAGCGACCGAACCGCCGCGGTGACCCGCGAGACCGCCGAGACGGACATCGAGGTGACCCTCGACGTGGACGGCGACGGCGACGCCACGGTCGAGACGGGCGTCGGCTTCTTCGACCACATGCTCGAAAGCTTCGCCAAGCACGGCCTGTTCGACCTGACGGTGCGCTGCGACGGCGACCTCGAAATCGACGACCACCACACCGTCGAGGACGTTGCCATCACGCTCGGCGACGCCCTCGAAGAGGCGCTGGGCGACAAGCGCGGTATCGTGCGATTCGCCGACCGGAAGGTCCCGCTGGACGAGGCCGTCGCGGGCGTCGTCGTGGACGTGAGCGGGCGACCCCTCTTCGAGTTCGACGGCGAGTTCTCGCAGGCCAGCGTCGGGGACATGACCAGCCACATGGCGAAGCACTTCGCGCGTTCGCTGGCCACGAACGCCGGACTGACGCTCCACGTCGAGGTCTCGGGCGAGAACGCCCACCACGAAATCGAAGCGATGTTCAAGTCGCTGGCGCGGGCGCTGGACGACGCGACGCGAATCGACGATAGGCGGAGTGACGTGGCGAGTACGAAGGGGAAGTTGTAG
- a CDS encoding ACT domain-containing protein, producing MFDEIMQKFEGSPSQQAVIRLLLERGFSVNDEGRVVSGSIEIPNTQIAREIDVDRRVVDSTTDAILADEELRRIFQNISSIPSLMDLAPVLDLNVLTVNVNDADQPGIVATVTTMLAENDISIRQTVSEDPEFTDEPRLYLVTDDDVPGDVLNELKNLEFVRKIELK from the coding sequence ATGTTCGACGAGATTATGCAGAAGTTCGAGGGGAGTCCCTCCCAGCAAGCCGTGATACGACTCCTCCTCGAACGCGGGTTCTCGGTCAACGACGAGGGCCGGGTCGTCTCCGGGTCCATCGAGATTCCGAACACCCAGATAGCCCGCGAAATCGACGTGGACCGCCGGGTCGTGGACTCGACCACCGACGCCATCCTCGCCGACGAGGAGTTGCGCCGCATCTTCCAGAACATCTCCTCGATTCCGAGTCTGATGGACCTCGCGCCCGTCCTCGACCTGAACGTCCTGACCGTCAACGTGAACGACGCCGACCAACCCGGCATCGTGGCGACGGTCACGACCATGCTGGCCGAGAACGACATCTCGATTCGCCAAACCGTCAGCGAGGACCCGGAGTTCACCGACGAACCCCGCCTCTACCTCGTCACCGACGACGACGTTCCCGGCGACGTGCTGAACGAGTTGAAGAACCTCGAGTTCGTGCGCAAAATCGAGTTGAAGTAA
- a CDS encoding sorbosone dehydrogenase family protein has product MTFGSTRRQFLAFAAASATAGLAGCSQLADGPAESEQTTTDSGATGTTTAVESLPDSVGLETLASGFGVPLDVAFAPDADRRYVADQQGLVHVHESGGLRDHPFLDLRETVVSGGETGLLGIALHPEFAENRRMFVRYSAPPRSGTPDDYDHTFVLSEFEATDDGTRAEPDSERTLLEIPEPQGNHNAGSVLFGPDGYLYVGVGDGGSAGDRGEGHVEDWYDAVPGGNGQDVTRNLLGSVLRLDVDSEASGNRSYAIPDDNPFADGGERLPEHYAWGFRNPWRMAFDRGRLLVADVGQSGYEEVSLVEKGGNYGWNVKEGTHCYSADDCPDSTPDDVRGGEPLVDPVIEYPHSGDGVSGVSVIGGHVYRGAALPDLTGAYVFADLSAEGRLFVAIPSDDGLWPTRVLPVAGDDAQKVGRVYSFGRGPDGELYVLGGGSDADGLHRVVPAE; this is encoded by the coding sequence ATGACCTTCGGTTCGACGCGACGACAGTTCCTCGCGTTCGCGGCCGCGAGCGCGACGGCGGGACTCGCCGGTTGCTCGCAGTTGGCCGACGGACCGGCGGAGAGCGAGCAGACGACGACCGATTCGGGCGCGACCGGAACCACGACAGCAGTCGAGTCGCTTCCCGATTCAGTCGGTCTCGAAACGCTGGCGTCCGGGTTCGGGGTACCCCTCGACGTGGCGTTCGCGCCCGACGCCGACCGGCGGTACGTCGCCGACCAGCAGGGTCTCGTCCACGTCCACGAGTCGGGCGGCCTGCGCGACCACCCGTTCCTCGACCTGCGCGAGACGGTCGTGTCCGGGGGCGAGACCGGTCTGCTGGGTATCGCTCTCCACCCTGAGTTCGCCGAGAATCGCCGGATGTTCGTGCGCTACAGCGCGCCGCCGCGCTCGGGCACGCCAGACGACTACGACCACACGTTCGTCCTCTCGGAGTTCGAGGCGACCGACGACGGGACGCGAGCCGAGCCGGACTCCGAGCGGACGCTTCTGGAGATTCCCGAACCGCAGGGCAACCACAACGCCGGGTCCGTCCTCTTCGGGCCGGACGGCTACCTCTACGTCGGCGTGGGCGACGGCGGGTCCGCCGGCGACCGAGGCGAGGGACACGTCGAGGACTGGTACGACGCCGTCCCCGGCGGTAACGGGCAGGACGTGACCCGGAACCTGCTCGGGAGCGTCCTGCGACTCGACGTGGACAGCGAGGCGTCGGGGAACCGAAGTTACGCCATCCCCGACGACAACCCCTTCGCGGACGGCGGCGAGAGACTCCCCGAACACTACGCGTGGGGGTTCCGGAACCCGTGGCGGATGGCGTTCGACCGCGGGCGGTTGCTCGTCGCGGACGTGGGGCAGAGCGGGTACGAGGAGGTGAGTCTGGTCGAGAAGGGCGGTAACTACGGCTGGAACGTCAAAGAGGGCACCCACTGCTACTCGGCGGACGACTGTCCGGACAGCACGCCAGACGATGTGCGCGGCGGCGAACCTCTTGTAGACCCCGTCATCGAGTATCCGCACTCGGGCGACGGCGTCAGTGGCGTCTCGGTCATCGGCGGCCACGTCTACCGCGGGGCGGCGCTCCCGGACCTGACCGGCGCGTACGTCTTCGCCGACCTGTCGGCCGAGGGGCGGTTGTTCGTCGCGATTCCCTCCGACGACGGTCTCTGGCCGACACGCGTCCTGCCGGTGGCCGGGGACGACGCCCAGAAGGTCGGTCGCGTCTACTCGTTCGGCCGCGGCCCCGACGGCGAACTCTACGTCCTCGGCGGCGGGAGCGACGCCGACGGACTCCACCGGGTCGTCCCCGCCGAGTGA
- a CDS encoding AI-2E family transporter has product MAILPEDRERLAWWVFTAAMLGLLAFVLWSFVGTVVFGVFLYYGMRPLDRRLRRRLSSDTAADLTMVLVTVPVVLLVGYTAVVGIQELSQLTGSDPSSFARFVPWSPQNPTALVEDLQKVLGPEPARTNSQELLSAVVSGLSTAATALAHFFLSLLLAFVLLREDGRLAAWYRDQFGSEGSAAYTYALAVDRDLHSVYVGNVLTVFAVTVLGLVVYNGLNLVAPPDLAVPAPALVALLTGLATLVPLVVGKIVYVPVGLLLTYQATRGPGSGALWFPMLFFAVCFLVLDLLPVAILRPIIAGRNVHGGLMVFAYIGGTMLFGWYGLFLGPLLVVLGVQLARIVVPELIHGDPVTREVEAAESLGTTPENAASDDVTTDGGKSDETEADGETNG; this is encoded by the coding sequence ATGGCGATTCTCCCGGAGGACCGAGAGCGCCTCGCGTGGTGGGTGTTCACCGCCGCGATGCTCGGACTCCTCGCGTTCGTCCTCTGGTCGTTCGTCGGGACGGTCGTGTTCGGCGTCTTCCTCTACTACGGGATGCGACCGCTCGACAGGCGGTTGCGCCGCCGACTCTCCTCGGACACCGCCGCCGACCTGACCATGGTTCTGGTGACGGTGCCCGTGGTACTGCTGGTCGGCTACACCGCCGTGGTCGGGATACAGGAGTTGAGTCAACTGACCGGGAGCGACCCCTCGTCGTTCGCGCGGTTCGTCCCGTGGTCGCCCCAGAATCCGACGGCGTTGGTCGAGGACCTCCAGAAAGTCCTCGGTCCCGAACCCGCCCGGACGAACAGTCAGGAGTTGCTCTCGGCGGTCGTGTCGGGCCTCTCGACGGCGGCGACCGCACTGGCGCACTTCTTCCTGTCGCTGCTGCTGGCGTTCGTCCTCCTGCGCGAGGACGGCCGACTCGCGGCGTGGTACCGCGACCAGTTCGGGTCCGAGGGGTCGGCGGCCTACACCTACGCGCTGGCGGTGGACCGGGACCTCCACTCGGTCTACGTCGGCAACGTCCTGACCGTCTTCGCGGTCACGGTGCTGGGTCTCGTGGTCTACAACGGCCTGAACCTCGTCGCGCCGCCGGACCTCGCGGTCCCGGCCCCGGCGCTGGTCGCGCTGTTGACCGGGTTGGCGACGCTGGTTCCGCTCGTCGTGGGCAAGATAGTCTACGTCCCGGTCGGCCTCCTGCTGACGTATCAGGCGACGAGGGGACCGGGGTCGGGGGCGCTCTGGTTCCCGATGCTGTTCTTCGCGGTCTGCTTTCTCGTCCTCGACCTGCTCCCGGTGGCGATACTCCGACCGATAATCGCGGGCCGGAACGTCCACGGCGGACTCATGGTGTTCGCCTACATCGGCGGCACCATGCTGTTCGGCTGGTACGGACTGTTCCTCGGCCCGCTGTTGGTCGTCCTCGGCGTCCAACTCGCGCGAATCGTGGTGCCCGAACTGATTCACGGCGACCCGGTCACCCGGGAGGTCGAGGCGGCCGAGTCGCTCGGGACGACGCCCGAGAACGCCGCGTCCGACGACGTGACGACCGACGGAGGCAAGTCGGACGAGACCGAAGCCGACGGCGAGACGAATGGGTGA
- a CDS encoding YigZ family protein, translating to MGEDTFRTVAGRGRATFEIRGSEFIGHAAPAADREAAEAFIAEIRERYDDATHNVPAYRVRESSDDGARGSGGGLLREYGDDDGEPSGSAGKPALNVLQQEGVENVVAVVTRYYGGTNLGVGGLARSYSRGVKDAIEDAEIVEERPRERFSVAVEYDDSGTVRGILESAETEFDADYEERVAFEVRVPVEEAEPLRDRIRSATSGRADIDGDE from the coding sequence ATGGGTGAAGACACCTTCCGGACGGTCGCTGGCCGGGGCCGAGCGACGTTCGAGATTCGCGGGTCGGAGTTTATCGGTCACGCCGCGCCCGCCGCGGACCGCGAGGCGGCCGAGGCGTTCATCGCCGAGATTCGCGAGCGGTACGACGACGCGACCCACAACGTCCCGGCCTACCGGGTACGCGAGTCGAGCGACGACGGCGCTCGCGGGTCCGGCGGCGGACTGCTCCGGGAGTACGGCGACGACGACGGCGAACCCTCCGGGTCGGCGGGCAAGCCCGCGCTCAACGTCCTCCAGCAGGAGGGCGTGGAGAACGTCGTCGCGGTCGTGACCCGGTACTACGGCGGGACGAACCTCGGCGTCGGCGGGTTGGCGCGCTCGTACTCCCGCGGCGTCAAGGACGCCATCGAGGACGCCGAAATCGTCGAGGAGCGCCCCCGCGAGCGGTTCTCGGTCGCGGTCGAGTACGACGACTCGGGGACCGTGCGCGGGATTCTGGAGAGCGCGGAGACCGAGTTCGACGCCGACTACGAGGAGCGCGTCGCCTTCGAAGTCCGGGTGCCGGTCGAGGAGGCCGAACCGCTCCGGGACCGTATCCGGAGCGCGACGAGCGGTCGGGCCGACATCGACGGCGACGAGTGA
- a CDS encoding sodium:calcium antiporter — translation MSRWGVGVGVAVVALLVAVVAGPVAPALAQDGQASDAAEGDEDEGGIEGLVESVVAGHGLVGAVLVLAAGGLLLTASVNRLISYLTRAAFGLRVSLFGLAILFTGVELDDTVLALVLSGGNLEGAALGTALGTALAIVGVTLAVAAVVRPFSVDLPTDYLVLFALAPVFVVPFVFAGTLTFVHGLLLVGAFALAFGYILVREYRRDTPVFRTTDLGASIRSDGGERERSERDSRRKAERTDGGVSVPSSVAEIPEDRVVAGRTGAGWLWVTLALVALGGIVLASMLLETGSGVVVDETGIAGTVFGATVLTAILTFEDVMLTLEPVRRGVPEIGVGNVLGSVLFSLTGNVGVIMLVSDLTISRSVLTFHLPAVVVVTALAAYFLRGGRMKRWHGLLLGGCYVAYWAIALTVFGGVPLGG, via the coding sequence ATGTCACGCTGGGGGGTCGGCGTCGGGGTGGCCGTAGTCGCGTTGCTCGTCGCGGTCGTCGCGGGTCCGGTCGCGCCCGCGTTGGCGCAGGACGGACAGGCGAGCGACGCCGCGGAGGGCGACGAGGACGAGGGCGGTATCGAGGGTCTCGTCGAGAGCGTCGTCGCGGGACACGGACTGGTCGGCGCGGTACTCGTGCTCGCTGCAGGCGGTCTCCTGCTGACCGCTAGCGTCAACCGACTCATCAGCTACCTGACTCGCGCGGCGTTCGGCCTGCGGGTGTCGCTGTTCGGTCTCGCCATCCTGTTCACCGGGGTCGAACTCGACGACACGGTGCTGGCGCTCGTCCTCTCGGGCGGGAACCTCGAAGGCGCTGCGCTCGGAACCGCGCTCGGGACGGCGCTCGCCATCGTCGGCGTCACGCTCGCCGTCGCCGCCGTCGTGCGACCGTTCTCCGTCGACCTGCCGACCGACTACCTCGTGCTGTTCGCGCTCGCGCCGGTGTTCGTCGTGCCGTTCGTCTTCGCTGGCACGCTGACGTTCGTCCACGGACTCCTGCTCGTCGGCGCGTTCGCTCTGGCGTTCGGCTACATCCTCGTCCGAGAGTACCGGCGCGACACGCCCGTCTTCCGGACCACCGACCTCGGCGCGTCGATACGCTCCGACGGGGGTGAGCGCGAGCGAAGCGAGCGCGATTCTCGTCGAAAAGCGGAGCGGACCGACGGCGGGGTCTCAGTGCCCTCCTCGGTGGCGGAGATTCCGGAGGACCGGGTGGTCGCGGGTCGCACCGGGGCCGGGTGGCTCTGGGTGACGCTGGCGCTCGTCGCGCTCGGGGGAATCGTCTTGGCCTCGATGCTGTTGGAGACGGGGTCGGGCGTCGTCGTGGATGAAACTGGCATCGCGGGCACCGTCTTCGGCGCGACCGTCCTGACCGCCATCCTGACCTTCGAGGACGTGATGCTCACGCTGGAACCGGTCCGGCGCGGCGTCCCGGAAATCGGCGTCGGCAACGTCCTCGGGAGCGTCCTCTTCTCGCTGACCGGCAACGTCGGGGTCATCATGCTGGTGAGCGACCTCACTATCTCGCGGTCGGTGCTGACGTTCCACCTCCCCGCGGTCGTCGTCGTCACCGCGCTCGCGGCCTACTTCCTCCGCGGGGGCCGAATGAAGCGGTGGCACGGGCTCCTGCTCGGCGGGTGCTACGTCGCCTACTGGGCGATTGCGCTCACCGTGTTCGGCGGGGTTCCGCTGGGCGGGTGA
- the hisI gene encoding phosphoribosyl-AMP cyclohydrolase — protein MTDAHSAEADASAEAEPGDDSEAEASAVELDFGETGRIPTIAQDADTGEVLMLAYVTPEAVEQTRETGLAHYYSRSREELWQKGATSGHVQHVREVRADCDGDALLYLVEQEGGACHTGHESCFHRTLDGEVVGEKVFDPDDVYE, from the coding sequence ATGACCGACGCCCACAGCGCCGAGGCGGACGCGAGCGCCGAGGCGGAACCCGGCGACGACTCCGAAGCCGAGGCGAGCGCCGTCGAACTCGATTTCGGGGAGACGGGTCGCATCCCCACGATTGCACAGGACGCCGACACCGGCGAGGTGTTGATGCTCGCGTACGTCACCCCAGAGGCCGTCGAGCAGACCCGCGAGACGGGACTGGCTCACTACTACTCGCGCAGTCGCGAGGAGTTGTGGCAGAAGGGCGCGACCAGCGGGCACGTCCAGCACGTCCGGGAAGTCCGGGCCGACTGCGACGGCGACGCGCTGCTCTACCTCGTCGAACAGGAGGGCGGCGCGTGCCACACCGGCCACGAATCGTGTTTCCACCGGACGCTCGACGGTGAGGTCGTCGGCGAGAAAGTCTTCGACCCGGACGACGTGTACGAATGA
- the glmM gene encoding phosphoglucosamine mutase produces MKVFGSSGTRGVANEALTPEFVLKVAKAAGTVWRADRVGVARDTRATGKMLSDAAASGLASVGADVDRLGIIPTPGAQAYAEREETPVVMITASHNPPQYNGVKLIGDDGVELAVEELERIEQKFLAEKFDTARWSETGESRHVEGARRAYVDGLLDAVDREKIADADLTVALDPGHGAGSLTTPEFFRKLGCRVVTANSQPDGHFPGRDPEPVPENLGDLGRLVEATDADVGIAHDGDADRAIFYDENGEYVEGDATLAALAAAKLDAGDSVVSAVNVSQRLVDVADERDAYLELTPIGSTNIITRIRELQSQGKSVPVAGEGNGGIFFPNYRLARDGAYTAAQFLELLADRPASEVVAPYDGYHNVRINIEYDDDAEREALLDAAEREARNSEADTTTLDGYRVDYGDAWVLARPSGTEPMVRIYAEARDEARAEELAEELEGQLRAAKAEV; encoded by the coding sequence ATGAAAGTGTTCGGGTCCAGTGGTACTCGCGGGGTCGCCAACGAGGCGCTGACCCCCGAGTTCGTACTTAAAGTCGCCAAGGCCGCGGGGACGGTGTGGCGGGCCGACCGAGTGGGGGTCGCTCGGGACACTCGCGCGACCGGAAAGATGCTCTCGGACGCCGCCGCCAGCGGTCTCGCCAGCGTCGGCGCAGACGTTGACAGACTCGGAATCATCCCGACGCCGGGCGCGCAGGCCTACGCCGAGCGCGAGGAGACTCCCGTCGTGATGATAACCGCTTCGCACAACCCGCCGCAGTACAACGGCGTCAAGCTAATCGGGGACGACGGGGTGGAACTCGCGGTCGAAGAGCTAGAGCGCATCGAACAGAAGTTCCTCGCCGAGAAGTTCGACACCGCCCGCTGGAGCGAGACCGGCGAGAGCCGCCACGTCGAGGGCGCTCGCCGCGCGTACGTCGACGGCCTGCTCGACGCGGTGGACCGCGAGAAAATCGCCGACGCCGACCTCACGGTCGCGCTGGACCCCGGCCACGGCGCTGGTTCGCTCACCACCCCGGAGTTCTTCCGCAAACTTGGCTGTCGAGTCGTCACCGCCAACAGCCAACCCGACGGCCACTTCCCGGGTCGGGACCCCGAACCCGTCCCGGAGAACCTCGGCGACCTCGGCCGACTCGTGGAGGCGACCGACGCCGACGTGGGAATCGCCCACGACGGCGACGCCGACCGCGCCATCTTCTACGACGAGAACGGCGAGTACGTCGAGGGCGACGCCACGCTCGCGGCGCTCGCCGCCGCGAAACTCGACGCCGGCGACTCGGTCGTCTCGGCGGTCAACGTCTCCCAGCGCCTCGTGGACGTGGCCGACGAGCGGGACGCCTACCTCGAACTCACGCCCATCGGTTCGACCAACATCATCACCCGAATCCGCGAACTCCAGAGTCAGGGCAAGTCCGTCCCGGTCGCCGGCGAGGGCAACGGTGGCATCTTCTTCCCGAACTACCGACTCGCGCGCGACGGTGCCTACACCGCCGCGCAGTTCCTCGAACTCCTCGCCGACCGCCCGGCAAGCGAGGTCGTCGCGCCCTACGACGGCTACCACAACGTCCGCATCAACATCGAGTACGACGACGACGCCGAGCGCGAGGCCCTGCTGGACGCGGCCGAACGCGAGGCCCGGAACTCGGAGGCCGACACCACGACGCTCGACGGCTATCGCGTCGATTACGGCGACGCGTGGGTGCTGGCCCGGCCCAGCGGCACCGAACCGATGGTCCGCATCTACGCCGAGGCCCGCGACGAGGCCCGCGCCGAGGAACTGGCCGAGGAACTCGAAGGCCAGTTGCGGGCGGCGAAAGCAGAGGTCTGA
- a CDS encoding ribose-phosphate diphosphokinase — translation MIISGSTSQVLAAELAAELDEPLASVEYDRFPDGELLAAAPGFAESDDDRAVVVASTVSAEAHVELLQLQDAAREWGASEVVTVLPYMGYARQDEAFEAGHPVSARAVARAISSGTDRVLTVNPHENAVCDFFEVPAEPVDAAGRLADPLPADLSDPVFLSPDEGALDIAATVRDAYGAGDTDYFEKTRHSGTEVELTPSDTDVSGRDVVVTDDIIATGSTMSGAVEILAAKGASRVFVTCVHPMLASNAVTKLSKAGVEAICGTDTIERPVSEVSVAPAIAEQL, via the coding sequence ATGATTATCAGCGGGTCAACCTCGCAGGTCCTCGCGGCCGAACTCGCGGCCGAGTTGGACGAACCCCTCGCCAGCGTCGAGTACGACCGATTCCCGGACGGCGAACTGCTGGCGGCCGCGCCCGGGTTCGCAGAGTCCGACGACGACCGGGCCGTCGTCGTCGCTTCGACCGTCTCCGCGGAGGCCCATGTCGAACTGCTCCAGCTGCAGGACGCCGCCCGCGAGTGGGGCGCGTCGGAGGTCGTGACCGTCCTGCCGTACATGGGCTACGCCCGGCAGGACGAGGCCTTCGAGGCGGGCCACCCGGTCTCGGCCCGGGCGGTCGCCCGCGCCATCTCCTCGGGCACCGACCGCGTGCTGACGGTCAACCCCCACGAGAACGCGGTCTGTGACTTCTTCGAGGTGCCCGCCGAACCCGTGGACGCCGCCGGACGACTCGCCGACCCGCTCCCGGCCGACCTCTCGGACCCCGTCTTCCTCTCGCCCGACGAGGGCGCGCTCGACATCGCCGCGACGGTCCGGGACGCCTACGGCGCTGGCGACACCGACTACTTCGAGAAGACGCGCCACTCCGGCACCGAAGTAGAACTGACTCCGAGCGACACCGACGTGTCGGGCCGCGACGTGGTCGTGACCGACGACATCATCGCCACCGGGTCCACGATGTCCGGCGCGGTCGAGATTCTGGCGGCGAAGGGGGCCTCGCGGGTGTTCGTGACCTGCGTCCATCCGATGCTGGCGTCGAACGCGGTGACGAAGCTATCGAAGGCGGGCGTC